A single window of Sphaerodactylus townsendi isolate TG3544 linkage group LG03, MPM_Stown_v2.3, whole genome shotgun sequence DNA harbors:
- the GNPDA1 gene encoding glucosamine-6-phosphate isomerase 1 isoform X2: MKLIILENYSQASEWAAKYIRNRIIQFNPGPSKYFTLGLPTGSTPLGCYKKLIEYFKNGDLSFKYVKTFNMDEYVGLPRDHPESYHSFMWNNFFKHIDISSENTHLLDGNAADLQAECEAFEEKIKAAGGIELFVGGIGPDGHIAFNEPGSSLVSRTRVKTLAMDTILANARFFDGDLSKVPTMALTVGVGTVMDAREVMILITGAHKAFALYKAIEEGVNHMWTVSAFQQHPRTVFVCDEDATLELKVKTVKYFQGLMLVHNKLVDPLYSIKEMGAERSQSKKPYSD; the protein is encoded by the exons ATGAAACTCATCATTTTAGAGAATTATTCTCAAGCCAGTGAATGGGCTGCAAAATACATTAGAAATCGGATCATCCAGTTCAACCCTGGTCCAAGCAAATACTTCACTCTTGGGCTTCCTACTG GAAGTACACCGCTAGGGTGCTACAAAAAGTTAATAGAATATTTCAAGAATGGAGATCTCTCTTTCAAATATGTGAAAACCTTCAATATGGATGAATATGTAG GACTTCCAAGGGATCACCCAGAAAGCTACCATTCCTTTATGTGGAACAATTTTTTCAAGCACATTGACATCTCCTCTGAAAACACTCACCTTTTGGATGGAAATGCTGCTGACCTGCAAGCAGAGTGTGAGGCTTTTGAAGAAAAAATCAAGGCAGCTGGAGGAATTGAACTCTTTGTTGGAG GAATTGGTCCAGATGGTCATATTGCCTTCAATGAGCCTGGCTCAAGTCTGGTATCCAGAACCAGAGTGAAGACCTTGGCTATGGACACTATATTAGCTAATGCTAGATTCTTTGATGGAGACCTATCCAAGGTGCCCACAATGGCTCTCACAGTTGGTGTGGGAACAGTCATGGATGCCCGAGAG GTTATGATTCTAATCACAGGAGCTCATAAAGCTTTTGCTTTATACAAAGCTATTGAGGAAGGAGTGAACCACATGTGGACAGTCTCTGCTTTTCAACAACATCCCCGTACTGTCTTTGTATGTGATGAGGATGCCACCCTGGAACTTAAAGTAAAAACAGTGAAGTATTTTCAAG GTTTGATGCTTGTTCATAACAAGTTAGTGGATCCCTTATACAGTATAAAAGAAATGGGAGCAGAAAGAAGCCAGTCCAAGAAACCATACAGCGACTAA
- the GNPDA1 gene encoding glucosamine-6-phosphate isomerase 1 isoform X1, translated as MQIRAGVTMKLIILENYSQASEWAAKYIRNRIIQFNPGPSKYFTLGLPTGSTPLGCYKKLIEYFKNGDLSFKYVKTFNMDEYVGLPRDHPESYHSFMWNNFFKHIDISSENTHLLDGNAADLQAECEAFEEKIKAAGGIELFVGGIGPDGHIAFNEPGSSLVSRTRVKTLAMDTILANARFFDGDLSKVPTMALTVGVGTVMDAREVMILITGAHKAFALYKAIEEGVNHMWTVSAFQQHPRTVFVCDEDATLELKVKTVKYFQGLMLVHNKLVDPLYSIKEMGAERSQSKKPYSD; from the exons ATGCAAATCAGAGCTGGGG TTACAATGAAACTCATCATTTTAGAGAATTATTCTCAAGCCAGTGAATGGGCTGCAAAATACATTAGAAATCGGATCATCCAGTTCAACCCTGGTCCAAGCAAATACTTCACTCTTGGGCTTCCTACTG GAAGTACACCGCTAGGGTGCTACAAAAAGTTAATAGAATATTTCAAGAATGGAGATCTCTCTTTCAAATATGTGAAAACCTTCAATATGGATGAATATGTAG GACTTCCAAGGGATCACCCAGAAAGCTACCATTCCTTTATGTGGAACAATTTTTTCAAGCACATTGACATCTCCTCTGAAAACACTCACCTTTTGGATGGAAATGCTGCTGACCTGCAAGCAGAGTGTGAGGCTTTTGAAGAAAAAATCAAGGCAGCTGGAGGAATTGAACTCTTTGTTGGAG GAATTGGTCCAGATGGTCATATTGCCTTCAATGAGCCTGGCTCAAGTCTGGTATCCAGAACCAGAGTGAAGACCTTGGCTATGGACACTATATTAGCTAATGCTAGATTCTTTGATGGAGACCTATCCAAGGTGCCCACAATGGCTCTCACAGTTGGTGTGGGAACAGTCATGGATGCCCGAGAG GTTATGATTCTAATCACAGGAGCTCATAAAGCTTTTGCTTTATACAAAGCTATTGAGGAAGGAGTGAACCACATGTGGACAGTCTCTGCTTTTCAACAACATCCCCGTACTGTCTTTGTATGTGATGAGGATGCCACCCTGGAACTTAAAGTAAAAACAGTGAAGTATTTTCAAG GTTTGATGCTTGTTCATAACAAGTTAGTGGATCCCTTATACAGTATAAAAGAAATGGGAGCAGAAAGAAGCCAGTCCAAGAAACCATACAGCGACTAA